Proteins from a genomic interval of Rattus norvegicus strain BN/NHsdMcwi chromosome 2, GRCr8, whole genome shotgun sequence:
- the LOC120100737 gene encoding uncharacterized protein LOC120100737 isoform X3, producing MFCVLCRKHGVMSGGSTVSFFYGTDNFRAEFLSAHHFSEAHAKASLMEATSDSPVNRAATELMVRTMSKVTLGRVENLFRSCHALVKTGHSLRDFIWMCKLDDMKGVDIGPVFRTNKSARTFTYFIAEVERKNLREKLEKSNFFSVITDGTVDSLGKEAKMVYVQFAHAGKVQCQIVGIQPVERKDPLTIKNAIEKTLETNLHLKLSSQDLVKKLVGFGSDDYPGIEGENRVSLLLREMQPCVQSMYCFAHHLELSYREMFQTVPLYNNLEALLTDIYHFYHNSPLLKSSLITAFRGLHLQPVMPSQIRGRRWFHGMQAALQNFLKGYPAIAQQLHSVGKGKDDTSQQKANRLLELILRADIIKFAHFLTDILSILSLLSHASRNRNSSIADVSASLESTLEMLQIYQSR from the exons ATGTTCTGTGTCCTGTGTCGTAAGCATGGGGTAATGTCAGGGGGGAGTACAGTAAGTTTTTTCTATGGCACGGACAACTTTAGAGCTGAATTTCTCAGTGCTCATCACTTTAGTGAAGCCCACGCCAAGGCATCACTCATGGAAGCAACTAGTGATTCTCCAGTGAACCGAGCTGCCACTGAACTGATGGTAAGAACCATGAGCAAAGTGACTCTGGGAAGAGTGGAGAACTTATTTAGATCATGCCATGCCCTAGTAAAGACCGGACATTCCCTCAGAGATTTTATTTGGATGTGTAAGTTGGATGATATGAAGGGTGTTGATATTGGCCCAGTCTTCAGAACTAACAAATCAGCAAGAACATTTACATATTTCATTGCTgaagtagagaggaaaaacctaAGAGAAAAACTAGAAAAAAGTAACTTTTTCTCTGTCATCACTGATGGGACTGTAGACAGTCTAGGCAAGGAAGCCAAAATGGTTTATGTTCAATTTGCACATGCAGGAAAAGTGCAATGCCAGATTGTTGGGATACAGCCAGTAGAACGAAAGGACCCTTTAACGATAAAAAATGCTATTGAGAAAACTCTAGAGACAAATCTTCATCTTAAGCTGTCAAGCCAAGACTTGGTGAAGAAGCTGGTTGGTTTTGGAAGCGATGATTACCCTGGAATAGAGGGAGAGAACAGAGTATCTCTGCTTTTGAGAGAAATGCAGCCATGTGTGCAAAGTATGTATTGCTTTGCACATCATCTAGAACTGTCTTACAGAGAGATGTTCCAGACTGTCCCTCTCTACAACAACCTTGAGGCACTCCTCACCGATATTTACCATTTCTATCACAACTCTCCTCTCCTCAAGAGTTCTCTGATAACTGCCTTCAGGGGCCTCCACCTCCAACCTGTGATGCCTTCTCAAATAAGAGGGAGGCGGTGGTTTCATGGAATGCAAGCAGCCCTCCAGAACTTTCTCAAAGGATACCCAGCAATTGCCCAGCAACTGCATTCA GTAGGCAAAGGCAAAGACGATACCAGTCAACAGAAAGCCAACAGACTTCTAGAACTCATTCTCCGAGCAGACATCATCAAGTTTGCTCACTTCCTGACAGACATCCTTAGTATCCTTAGCCTTCTGTCCCATGCCAGTAGGAACAGAAATTCTTCCATTGCCGATGTATCTGCTTCCTTGGAGTCAACACTGGAAATGCTCCAGATATATCAATCAAGGTGA
- the LOC120100737 gene encoding E3 SUMO-protein ligase KIAA1586-like isoform X2, with the protein MFCVLCRKHGVMSGGSTVSFFYGTDNFRAEFLSAHHFSEAHAKASLMEATSDSPVNRAATELMVRTMSKVTLGRVENLFRSCHALVKTGHSLRDFIWMCKLDDMKGVDIGPVFRTNKSARTFTYFIAEVERKNLREKLEKSNFFSVITDGTVDSLGKEAKMVYVQFAHAGKVQCQIVGIQPVERKDPLTIKNAIEKTLETNLHLKLSSQDLVKKLVGFGSDDYPGIEGENRVSLLLREMQPCVQSMYCFAHHLELSYREMFQTVPLYNNLEALLTDIYHFYHNSPLLKSSLITAFRGLHLQPVMPSQIRGRRWFHGMQAALQNFLKGYPAIAQQLHSVGKGKDDTSQQKANRLLELILRADIIKFAHFLTDILSILSLLSHASRNRNSSIADVSASLESTLEMLQIYQSRPGPKERRVESTTHFHGNSLRGKENISTVRKAVLTHLIERLRGCFRDASLDVVRATVIGSFRLWPTKMNQEFGVKEISILISHYQPVLEAASVKTDEVHTEWSTLKLEIYARFQNIRKLTWDFVNSTYSHKYPNVLMLVDLVLALPASSAEPERGWSQMKCTHSRMEEKIKTETMTDILTIQLNSPNISSFDPRKAIHLWNSQTQSRSAHRGPNLDSPSTSESEDESDEQCDLG; encoded by the exons ATGTTCTGTGTCCTGTGTCGTAAGCATGGGGTAATGTCAGGGGGGAGTACAGTAAGTTTTTTCTATGGCACGGACAACTTTAGAGCTGAATTTCTCAGTGCTCATCACTTTAGTGAAGCCCACGCCAAGGCATCACTCATGGAAGCAACTAGTGATTCTCCAGTGAACCGAGCTGCCACTGAACTGATGGTAAGAACCATGAGCAAAGTGACTCTGGGAAGAGTGGAGAACTTATTTAGATCATGCCATGCCCTAGTAAAGACCGGACATTCCCTCAGAGATTTTATTTGGATGTGTAAGTTGGATGATATGAAGGGTGTTGATATTGGCCCAGTCTTCAGAACTAACAAATCAGCAAGAACATTTACATATTTCATTGCTgaagtagagaggaaaaacctaAGAGAAAAACTAGAAAAAAGTAACTTTTTCTCTGTCATCACTGATGGGACTGTAGACAGTCTAGGCAAGGAAGCCAAAATGGTTTATGTTCAATTTGCACATGCAGGAAAAGTGCAATGCCAGATTGTTGGGATACAGCCAGTAGAACGAAAGGACCCTTTAACGATAAAAAATGCTATTGAGAAAACTCTAGAGACAAATCTTCATCTTAAGCTGTCAAGCCAAGACTTGGTGAAGAAGCTGGTTGGTTTTGGAAGCGATGATTACCCTGGAATAGAGGGAGAGAACAGAGTATCTCTGCTTTTGAGAGAAATGCAGCCATGTGTGCAAAGTATGTATTGCTTTGCACATCATCTAGAACTGTCTTACAGAGAGATGTTCCAGACTGTCCCTCTCTACAACAACCTTGAGGCACTCCTCACCGATATTTACCATTTCTATCACAACTCTCCTCTCCTCAAGAGTTCTCTGATAACTGCCTTCAGGGGCCTCCACCTCCAACCTGTGATGCCTTCTCAAATAAGAGGGAGGCGGTGGTTTCATGGAATGCAAGCAGCCCTCCAGAACTTTCTCAAAGGATACCCAGCAATTGCCCAGCAACTGCATTCA GTAGGCAAAGGCAAAGACGATACCAGTCAACAGAAAGCCAACAGACTTCTAGAACTCATTCTCCGAGCAGACATCATCAAGTTTGCTCACTTCCTGACAGACATCCTTAGTATCCTTAGCCTTCTGTCCCATGCCAGTAGGAACAGAAATTCTTCCATTGCCGATGTATCTGCTTCCTTGGAGTCAACACTGGAAATGCTCCAGATATATCAATCAAG ACCAGGGCCAAAAGAACGCAGGGTGGAATCAACCACACACTTTCACGGTAACAGCCTCAGGGGGAAAGAAAACATTTCGACCGTGAGAAAGGCGGTTTTAACACATCTTATTGAGAGATTGCGAGGCTGTTTTAGAGATGCCAGCCTTGATGTGGTGAGAGCAACTGTGATTGGAAGCTTTAGACTGTGGCCTACAAAGATGAATCAAG AATTTGGAGTAAAAGAGATATCCATCCTGATTTCACATTACCAACCAGTTCTAGAAGCTGCCAGTGTGAAAACTGATGAGGTACATACCGAATGGAGCAcattaaaattagaaatatatgCCAG GTTTCAGAACATTCGAAAGCTGACCTGGGATTTTGTAAACTCCACTTATTCACATAAGTATCCGAATGTTCTGATGCTTGTTGACTTGGTGCTGGCCCTCCCTGCCAGCTCGGCAGAACCAGAACGCGGGTGGAGTCAGATGAAATGCACCCACTCACGCATGGAGGAGAAAATCAAGACTGAAACCATGACAGACATCCTAACCATTCAGCTGAACTCTCCAAACATTAGCAGTTTTGACCCTAGGAAAGCTATTCATTTATGGAATTCGCAGACACAATCTCGGAGCGCTCACAGGGGACCGAATCTTGACAGCCCATCAACATCAGAGAGCGAAGACGAAAGCGACGAGCAGTGCGACTTAGGTTGA
- the LOC120100737 gene encoding E3 SUMO-protein ligase KIAA1586-like isoform X1 → MFCVLCRKHGVMSGGSTVSFFYGTDNFRAEFLSAHHFSEAHAKASLMEATSDSPVNRAATELMVRTMSKVTLGRVENLFRSCHALVKTGHSLRDFIWMCKLDDMKGVDIGPVFRTNKSARTFTYFIAEVERKNLREKLEKSNFFSVITDGTVDSLGKEAKMVYVQFAHAGKVQCQIVGIQPVERKDPLTIKNAIEKTLETNLHLKLSSQDLVKKLVGFGSDDYPGIEGENRVSLLLREMQPCVQSMYCFAHHLELSYREMFQTVPLYNNLEALLTDIYHFYHNSPLLKSSLITAFRGLHLQPVMPSQIRGRRWFHGMQAALQNFLKGYPAIAQQLHSVGKGKDDTSQQKANRLLELILRADIIKFAHFLTDILSILSLLSHASRNRNSSIADVSASLESTLEMLQIYQSRPGPKERRVESTTHFHGNSLRGKENISTVRKAVLTHLIERLRGCFRDASLDVVRATVIGSFRLWPTKMNQEFGVKEISILISHYQPVLEAASVKTDEVHTEWSTLKLEIYARSVRKQTEWTGVYQHMYHTRSVSQSFVSFIFPPRFQNIRKLTWDFVNSTYSHKYPNVLMLVDLVLALPASSAEPERGWSQMKCTHSRMEEKIKTETMTDILTIQLNSPNISSFDPRKAIHLWNSQTQSRSAHRGPNLDSPSTSESEDESDEQCDLG, encoded by the exons ATGTTCTGTGTCCTGTGTCGTAAGCATGGGGTAATGTCAGGGGGGAGTACAGTAAGTTTTTTCTATGGCACGGACAACTTTAGAGCTGAATTTCTCAGTGCTCATCACTTTAGTGAAGCCCACGCCAAGGCATCACTCATGGAAGCAACTAGTGATTCTCCAGTGAACCGAGCTGCCACTGAACTGATGGTAAGAACCATGAGCAAAGTGACTCTGGGAAGAGTGGAGAACTTATTTAGATCATGCCATGCCCTAGTAAAGACCGGACATTCCCTCAGAGATTTTATTTGGATGTGTAAGTTGGATGATATGAAGGGTGTTGATATTGGCCCAGTCTTCAGAACTAACAAATCAGCAAGAACATTTACATATTTCATTGCTgaagtagagaggaaaaacctaAGAGAAAAACTAGAAAAAAGTAACTTTTTCTCTGTCATCACTGATGGGACTGTAGACAGTCTAGGCAAGGAAGCCAAAATGGTTTATGTTCAATTTGCACATGCAGGAAAAGTGCAATGCCAGATTGTTGGGATACAGCCAGTAGAACGAAAGGACCCTTTAACGATAAAAAATGCTATTGAGAAAACTCTAGAGACAAATCTTCATCTTAAGCTGTCAAGCCAAGACTTGGTGAAGAAGCTGGTTGGTTTTGGAAGCGATGATTACCCTGGAATAGAGGGAGAGAACAGAGTATCTCTGCTTTTGAGAGAAATGCAGCCATGTGTGCAAAGTATGTATTGCTTTGCACATCATCTAGAACTGTCTTACAGAGAGATGTTCCAGACTGTCCCTCTCTACAACAACCTTGAGGCACTCCTCACCGATATTTACCATTTCTATCACAACTCTCCTCTCCTCAAGAGTTCTCTGATAACTGCCTTCAGGGGCCTCCACCTCCAACCTGTGATGCCTTCTCAAATAAGAGGGAGGCGGTGGTTTCATGGAATGCAAGCAGCCCTCCAGAACTTTCTCAAAGGATACCCAGCAATTGCCCAGCAACTGCATTCA GTAGGCAAAGGCAAAGACGATACCAGTCAACAGAAAGCCAACAGACTTCTAGAACTCATTCTCCGAGCAGACATCATCAAGTTTGCTCACTTCCTGACAGACATCCTTAGTATCCTTAGCCTTCTGTCCCATGCCAGTAGGAACAGAAATTCTTCCATTGCCGATGTATCTGCTTCCTTGGAGTCAACACTGGAAATGCTCCAGATATATCAATCAAG ACCAGGGCCAAAAGAACGCAGGGTGGAATCAACCACACACTTTCACGGTAACAGCCTCAGGGGGAAAGAAAACATTTCGACCGTGAGAAAGGCGGTTTTAACACATCTTATTGAGAGATTGCGAGGCTGTTTTAGAGATGCCAGCCTTGATGTGGTGAGAGCAACTGTGATTGGAAGCTTTAGACTGTGGCCTACAAAGATGAATCAAG AATTTGGAGTAAAAGAGATATCCATCCTGATTTCACATTACCAACCAGTTCTAGAAGCTGCCAGTGTGAAAACTGATGAGGTACATACCGAATGGAGCAcattaaaattagaaatatatgCCAGGTcagtaagaaagcaaactgaatgGACTGGCGTGTATCAGCACATGTATCATACAAGATCGGTCTCTCAATCTTTCGTGTCCTTCATCTTCCCTCCTAGGTTTCAGAACATTCGAAAGCTGACCTGGGATTTTGTAAACTCCACTTATTCACATAAGTATCCGAATGTTCTGATGCTTGTTGACTTGGTGCTGGCCCTCCCTGCCAGCTCGGCAGAACCAGAACGCGGGTGGAGTCAGATGAAATGCACCCACTCACGCATGGAGGAGAAAATCAAGACTGAAACCATGACAGACATCCTAACCATTCAGCTGAACTCTCCAAACATTAGCAGTTTTGACCCTAGGAAAGCTATTCATTTATGGAATTCGCAGACACAATCTCGGAGCGCTCACAGGGGACCGAATCTTGACAGCCCATCAACATCAGAGAGCGAAGACGAAAGCGACGAGCAGTGCGACTTAGGTTGA